In Thermococcus thioreducens, a genomic segment contains:
- a CDS encoding TIGR02253 family HAD-type hydrolase: MKAVLFDIDGTILTEMPLIQLFLPQVYDKLSKKFGISRDEARTQFLSEIFGRKDTYDWHDWNFFFKLFDLDLRYEELLRAYPHRLHVYPDTLPTLKWLREAGYKLGIVTSGPEYQRLKLRLVGLLDYFDVVVTRDDVNAIKPEPRIFLYAVESLGVEPSEAVMVGDSLSQDVYGAKNVGMTAVWINREGEKGYNMADYEIRTLHELRKVLGGWE; encoded by the coding sequence ATGAAAGCGGTTCTCTTCGATATAGACGGGACGATACTAACGGAAATGCCGCTTATCCAGCTCTTCCTTCCGCAGGTTTATGACAAGCTCTCCAAGAAGTTTGGAATCAGCAGGGACGAGGCCAGGACACAGTTTCTGAGCGAAATCTTTGGGAGGAAGGACACCTACGACTGGCATGACTGGAACTTTTTCTTTAAACTCTTTGACCTCGACCTGAGGTATGAGGAACTGCTGAGGGCCTATCCCCACAGGCTCCATGTTTATCCCGACACCCTACCGACCCTAAAATGGCTCAGGGAGGCCGGGTACAAGTTAGGTATCGTAACGAGCGGCCCTGAATACCAGCGGCTGAAGCTCAGGCTCGTTGGACTGCTGGACTACTTTGACGTTGTCGTTACCCGGGACGACGTTAACGCCATAAAGCCCGAGCCCAGGATATTCCTCTATGCCGTTGAGAGCCTCGGCGTCGAGCCCTCCGAAGCAGTCATGGTGGGAGATTCTCTCAGCCAGGATGTCTACGGCGCCAAAAATGTCGGGATGACCGCCGTGTGGATAAACCGGGAGGGTGAAAAGGGATACAACATGGCCGATTACGAGATTAGAACCCTTCATGAGCTGAGAAAGGTACTGGGGGGTTGGGAATGA
- the hxlAB gene encoding bifunctional 3-hexulose-6-phosphate synthase/6-phospho-3-hexuloisomerase: MILQVALDLTDIEGAISIAEKAARGGAHWLEVGTPLIKKEGMRAVELLKRRFPDRKIVADLKTMDTGALEVEMAARHGADVVSILGVADDKTIKDAVEVARRYGIRVMVDLIGVKDKVKRAKELEKMGVHYILVHTGIDEQVQGKSPLEDLEKVVKAVSVPVAVAGGLNLETIPKVIELGATIIIVGGAITKADDPEEVTRKIIDLFWGEYMMTIRKAMTDIVDHIGSVAEKLKIEQVRGFVDAMIGANKIFIYGAGRSGLVGKAFAMRLMHLDFNVYVVGETITPAFEPGDLLIAISGSGETNSIVDAAGIARKQGGKVVAITSYASSTLGKLADVVVEIPGRAKTDIPTDYIARQMLTKYKWIAPMGTLFEDSTMIFLDGIIALLMATFQKTEKDMKRKHATLE, encoded by the coding sequence ATGATACTTCAGGTCGCTCTTGACTTGACTGACATTGAGGGGGCCATTTCTATCGCTGAGAAGGCCGCCCGCGGCGGCGCCCACTGGCTGGAGGTTGGAACACCGCTCATCAAGAAGGAGGGCATGCGCGCGGTTGAGCTTCTCAAGAGACGCTTCCCAGACAGGAAGATCGTTGCCGACCTCAAGACCATGGACACCGGAGCTCTGGAGGTCGAAATGGCGGCAAGACACGGCGCCGATGTCGTTTCTATCCTCGGTGTCGCCGATGACAAGACGATAAAGGACGCCGTTGAGGTTGCACGGCGCTATGGAATCAGGGTCATGGTCGATCTGATCGGCGTTAAGGACAAGGTCAAAAGGGCCAAAGAGCTTGAAAAGATGGGCGTTCACTATATCCTCGTCCACACGGGCATAGACGAACAGGTTCAGGGTAAGAGCCCGCTGGAAGACCTCGAAAAGGTCGTCAAAGCCGTCAGCGTTCCCGTTGCCGTCGCTGGTGGACTGAACCTTGAGACAATCCCGAAGGTCATCGAGCTGGGCGCCACCATTATCATAGTCGGCGGTGCCATAACCAAGGCTGACGACCCCGAAGAAGTCACCCGGAAGATAATAGACCTCTTCTGGGGAGAGTACATGATGACGATAAGGAAGGCCATGACCGACATAGTCGACCACATAGGCAGTGTCGCGGAGAAGCTCAAGATAGAGCAGGTCAGGGGCTTCGTCGATGCCATGATCGGAGCGAACAAGATATTCATCTACGGCGCCGGAAGGAGCGGCCTCGTCGGTAAGGCCTTTGCGATGCGCCTCATGCACCTCGACTTCAACGTTTACGTCGTCGGCGAGACGATAACGCCGGCCTTTGAGCCCGGAGACCTGCTCATAGCCATCAGCGGTTCCGGTGAGACCAACAGCATCGTTGATGCGGCTGGGATAGCCCGCAAACAGGGTGGCAAAGTCGTTGCGATAACCTCCTATGCCAGCTCAACCCTTGGAAAGCTCGCCGATGTCGTCGTTGAGATACCTGGGAGGGCCAAGACGGACATACCCACGGACTACATAGCCAGACAGATGCTAACCAAATACAAGTGGATAGCGCCGATGGGAACACTCTTCGAGGACTCCACGATGATATTCCTGGACGGCATCATAGCACTCTTGATGGCCACCTTCCAGAAGACCGAAAAGGATATGAAGCGGAAGCACGCGACCCTAGAGTAA